The segment CCGCCCGGTTCTCCGGCTTCGCCTCGTGGATCATGGCCAGGGCGACGCCGATCAGACCGAACATCATGATCGGATACCACCCGGCCATGAAGATCCCGGCCGACGGGTCGCCGGCGAAGAACCGGTGCAGGTCGCCGTGGACCACCTCGCCCGTCTGGGGGTTGGTGAAGTCGCCGAAGACGAACCAGACCAGGCTGTTGATGATGTGGTGCAGGCCGAAGGGCAGCAAAAGCCGGTTCAGCACCCCGAAGACGAAGACCCCCGCAGCCCCCGCCCCCACGATCCAGTTGCCCAGGGCGTCGATGGCCTGCTGGACGGGGCCCCAGACGAACCCGAAGACCACGCCCAGGACCAGGGCCCAGAAGGCGGTGACCAGCGGGACGAACCGGCGCCCGCCGAAGAAGCCCAGCCACTCCGGCAGCCGGATGTTGTGGTAGCGGTTGTACATGGCCGCGGCCAGCGCGCCGGTGAGAATGCCCGCCAGGACGCCCATGTTGAGGTCCTCGTTGATGGTGGTGAGGGTCTTCTGGAACACCACGTACCCGACCAGAGCCGCCAGTCCGGCCACACCCGCCTGGTTGGCCAGGCCGATGCCGACGCCGATGGCGAACAGCAGGGGCAGGTTGGAGAAGATGGCATCCCCGGCCTGCGCCATCACCGGAATGTTCAAAAGGTCCGGCTGGCCGAGGCGCAGCAGGATGCCGGCCGCGGGTAGCACCGCCACGGGCGCCATCAACGCCCGGCCCACCCGCTGCAATCCCCCCATGACGTTCATCGCGGACACCCCTCCTCTGAATATGTCCACCTTGCCAGCAAAAAACCGGAGGATGCACGGCCTTGCTGCCGGGCCGCGCACGCCTCCGGTTCATGCCGGGTCGAACCCGTAACACACCGGGTTTCGATGGTGGTCTAGGCATCGCCTTTATTCGCGCCCTGAGGGTGCCGTTCCTTCCGGGGGCCTGCCCTCCAGCATCAGTTTGGCCAGGTGCAGGGCCACGTAGCCCAGGTCGTCTTCGGGCACGGGCTTGCCCAGCCGCCGGGCGATTTCTGCCCCCATCTCCTCCGCCAGGGCCATGGCCTGGGGGAACTCCTCCCGGATCCGGGGCAGCAGGGGGTTGGGGGTTCCGCCACCCTGCGCCACGGCGTCGACCAGGTAGCGCAGGTGGGCCACCAGCCGGGCGTGATCCAGGTTGCCAGGGCGCAGCGGCACCTCGAGCCGCCGCCGGACCCACTCCACCAGCTCGTGCACCAGCGCCGTGTCCCGGGCCGGCTGCTTGACCGGGACGCCCGCCCGGGCCGCTCGCAGGTGCAGGGCCACGAAACCGGCTTCCGCCGGTGGCAGAGCCGGCCCGCCGGCAGCGGCCACGTCCGCCAGCAGCTGGCGGGCCAGGAGCAGTTCCTCCGGGAACAGCACCTCGATCTCGTCCAGGAAAGGGTTCTCCAGGGGGAGGCCCTGGCGCACCCGGTGCAGGGCGAAGGCCAGGTGGTCCACCAGGGCGGGCACGATGTGGGGGTCCACCGGTTCGCCCAGGGCCGCCTCCGCCCGCTGCACGAGCCGTGCCACCACGCCCGGCAACCAGTCCGGGGCGGGCACCGCCGCCGGTTCGGCAACGTAGACGGCTTCGATGGCGGGATCACCGGCGGCAACCCAGCGGGATTGCCGGGACCGGTAACCCAGGCCGCGGCCCTGCAGCACTACGGCCCGGCCGTTCCCGTCCCGGGCCAGGACCGCGTTGTTGTTGAGGACTTGCATCACCCGGTACCCCGCCGGGCCCTCCTCACCGGGCCCGGCGATGCCCCGGCCGGGCCGCGCCCGGCGCGCCTCGGACTGGTGGTCGCGGGACATCGCCGGCCCTCCTTCTCGCCTGGCAGGATGCGCATCGGGTGCCATGGGTACCCGCCTCGCGCCCCGCGCCCGTGGCTCTCGGCTGGGCGTCGCCCCTGGGTTCGCGGGCGGCCGCCCGCGATCCTGCCGCCACCGGGGCGATCAGGGCAGGCGAGACAGATGGCCATCACGACAGGTCGAAGGACTATAAGGCTTTGACCCGATAGGCCGCCCTGCGGCCGGAACCGGCCGGCGGCATCGCGGCGGGCCGTCGCCGGGCTCGTCGAGAATTGTCGCACGAATCTCGTTGATTTCGTGGTATTTCGGAACATTTCGTGCCAGGAAATGGACAGGTCCGGGCGAACTTGGGCCAGTACCCGCGGCGGGCCGGTGCCCCGGCGAGGCGAGACCCCGCCCCGGCCGGGACGGTGACCGGGTTCTGCCCGGGTGAACGCGGGACCGGTGGGGGGAGCGGGCATGGGGATCCGGGATATTCCGGGCATGGCGCGGATGGCGTGCCTTCCGGCACGCTGGACGGCCAGATCCTCCAGATCGGGGTGGGAAGGCAGGGTGCTGCGGGCCGGGCCGGCAGCAGCCGAGGAGCAGGGCCTTCCCCCCGGGCCTGAGGGGGACCGGCACCGGAGCGCCGCCGCCGGGTGGCGGTGGCGCCAGGCCGCGGGCGTCATCCTCACGGTGGTGGCCAGCGTCACCGCGACCGAACTGGCCCGCCGCGCCGGCAGCCCGGCCTGGCTAGTGGTCCTGGCCGCAGCCGTACCTCTGGCGTCGGGTACCGCCTGGCTCGACCGGCAGTGGGGCCGCTGGTGCCGGCAGGAAGAGGACCGGCGCTGGCTGGTGGAAACGGTTCTGGACGAGTTCCGCTCCCGGGCCACCGCCGTCACCCTGGCGGCCGGCATGTTGCGGCGCAGCCGCTCCCAGGCCTCCGGCGGGGCCTCTGCGGTGGATCCCGCGACCCCGGCCGCGCCCGCTGGCCCGGCCTCGCCCGTCTCGCCGGCGACCTTCCCGGCGGTGCCGGCTCCCGCCTCCCCGGTGGCGCCGGCTGCCGCGGCTAGGGAGACTGCCGCCATCCCCAGGCCCCGGCTTCCTGATCCCCCGGACCGGCCGGACGCCCGCGCGTCCCTCGCCGGCCCTGGCGGCGGGTGGGGGCGCATCGTTCCCCTTCGCGTGCAGGAGGGGTTGCCCGCCGGCCGGTTCGCTGACGAGCGGTCCCACACCCACGTGCTGGTCCAGCTGGAGGCCGAGGCCGAGCTGCTGCGCCTCAGCGCCTTGCAGCTGGCCTGCTGGCTGCGCCTCCAGGCCCGGCGGGTGCGGCCCGAACGGGAACGGGTCGACCTGGCCGCCGTGGCCGAGCGGGTCGCCCGCCGGCTGGCTGCCGTGGCCCTGGCCCGCCAGGTGCAGGTCACGCTGGCCGGCCGGTCCGGGACGGCCATGGTGGTGCGCGGCGACCGGGCGTTGCTCGAGCTGCTGTGCTCGAGCCTGGTGGCGGCGGTCATCGACCGCTGCCCGCCCGGAAGCCGCCTGGAGATGCGGGTTGACGGTGACGGGGCGGCGGTCGTGCTGGACCTGGAGGCGCAGCTGCCGGCTCCGGGCGGCGACGGGGGCCGGCCCGGGATGAACCCGGCGGAGGGCAGGGCGGTGCTCTTGCCGCAGGCGGTCCGCGACGCTCGCCCTGGCGCCGTTGCGGCCGGCTCCCGGGCCGGCGGCCCGGCAGGCCCCGCCGGTTCCACTGCAGGACGAACCGGCCCCGCGGGAGGGGCGGCCGTGGGCAACCGGTGGCGCCGCGGCGTGACCTCGCCCCTGGCCCTGGAGCTGGTGGCGGCGGTAGCGGGCCTGCACGCCGGCCGCTGGCGGGCGGCGCCCGGCGGGTTGCGGTGGACCGTCGAGTTGCCCGCGGCCCACGGCCCCTTCGGCATCCTCCGGTCGCTGGTGCGCCCGGCGCCCTCTCCAGGTTTGCCGGCTTCGCGCCCCAGTCCCCTGGTCAAGGCGCGGGTCACCCCGGGGATCGTCTCGCCGGTGGCGGGTCTTGCCGCCGCCCGGGCCGCCGCCCCTCGCGCCCTTGCCCGGCGGGCCACGGTCGTGGCGCCGGCGGTGGTCCCCGGCGGGGCCAGGGTGGCGCCCTCGCCGGCGCGGTGGGCCAGCCCGCGCCGCGCCGGCGGTGCGCGCCCCTTGTCCCCTGGCGGCCCTGGGCGGCCCGCGGGGCAGGCCGGGGGTCCGGCCGGCCGGAGGCACGGGTGGCGGCCGCCCGGGTTGCGGGGAATCCTAACCAGGGTGAGAGCCGTGCCGCACCTCTCGGCGCTGGCCGTGAAATTCGTCGCCACGGCGGCCGTCCTGCTCTGGATCCTCCCTGCAGGCGGGAGCATGGCCGGACCCGGTGCTCTGCTCCTTCTGGCTGCCGCCGTCACCCTGGCCGGTTACGTCACCGGCGATCGCATCGTCCTGCCCGTCGGCGGGCAGGCGGTGGCGATGGTGGTGGACGTCCTGCTGGCGGCCCTGATCCTGGCGGTGGCCGGCTACCTGTGGCCGGCCCTGGCCCTGCGGCCGGGACCGGTGGGGCTGGCGTCCCTGGCCCTGGGCATCGCCGAGTTCTTCTTCCACCGGTACTTGAAGACACGGGGGCTGGCCCGGCCGGTGCCGGGCGAGTAGCGGGCACACCGTCCGGCAACCCTCCGGCCGCAGCCAGGAAACCGGAAAGCCCGGATACCCGGAAGACCGCGGGGTTCACCCCCTGCGACGGCCCATGCCGCAGCGGCCCCGTGATCCGCGCCGGCGGCGCCCTGCCGCAGCCCCGGTGGCCCGCCGCCGTGGCAGCCTCCTGCCGTCGTGGCCTACCGTTGCCCAGCTGTCCCGCCTCCGCGGTCCTCTCTCGCCACGCCCGGCCGCAGATCATCCTGCCAGAAGTGGTATCATCGAACTTCGGAAGAAGGACGGCCCGCCGGTGCGGTTCGCCCTGGTTTGCGCCGCACCGGCGGGTCCGTTCCAGGCGCCGTTCCCCGGGCCAACAGGTGCCGCCCAACGGCGGGCCGGGCCGGACGGCCGGTTCGACCGGCGGGAACGGCGGGTGGGAGGAGGGTTGCTTGTTGGATGCGGCGGAAGTGCTGGCCCGCCTCGCCTCCATCGCCGGTCCCCCGGGCCATGAGGGGCCCGTGGCGGCGGCGGTGGAAGAGCTCTGGCGGCCCCTGGCCGCCGAGGTGCGCCGGGACGCCCTGGGCAACGTGATCGCCGTGGTGCGGGGCGAGGGGCTGGCCCTCCCCGGCGGGCGGCGGGCCAGCGTGATGTGGGCGGCCCACATGGACGAGATCGCCCTGCTGGTGGCCGCCATCGAGGACGAGGGCTTCCTGCGGGTCGACGCCGCCGGCGGCGCCGACCCCCGCAACCTTTTGGGGCTCGAGGTCACGGTCCACACCGCGGGCGGGCCCCTCGCCGGCGTGGTGGGGACCAAGCCGCCCCACCTGACCAGCGCCGAAGAGGCGCGCCAGGTGCCCCGCCTGCGGGACCTGTTCGTCGACGTGGGCCTGCCGGCGGAGGCGGTGCGGCGCCGGGTGCGGGTGGGCGACCCCGTCACCCTCCGCCAGTCGCCGGCGCGCCTTCAGGGCCGGCGCATGACGGGCAAGAGCCTGGACAACCGGGTGGGCGTCACGGTGCTGACCCTGGCCCTGGCCGATCTGGCCCGCCGGCGCCACGCCGTGGACGTGTACGCCGTGGCCACGGTCCAGGAGGAAGTGGGGCTGCGGGGGGCCGCCACCAGCGCCTACGGCCTCGACCCCACCCTGGCCATCGCCGTGGACGTGACCTTCGGCGACCAGCCCGGCGTGCCCGACGGCAAGACCGTGGAACTGGGCAAGGGCGCGGCGGTCGCCCAGGGGGCCAACATCCACCCGCGGGTGCTGGAGGCCCTGCGGGAGGCGGCGAAGGCCGAGGGCATCGCCACCCAGCCCGAGCCCATTCCGGGCGCCTCGGGCACCGACGCCTGGGCGATCCAGATCGCCCGCGAGGGGATCCCCACGGGCCTGGTGTCGGTGCCGCTGCGGCACATGCACAGCCCGGCGGAGGTGGTCGACCTGGGCGACGTCCAGGAGGCGGCCCGCTTGCTGGCCGCCACGGCGGCCCGGCTCGACGCCGGGGCTGCCAGCCGGCTGGTGGGTCCGGGCTGGCAGGAGGTGAGGGCGGGTGCTGCTGGCGCGGCTCAGTGAGGCCCGGGGCGTTTCCGGGGACGAGGGGGCGGTGCGCGAGCTCCTGCTGGAGGCGGTGCGCCCCCACATCGACGCCTACCGCATCGACGGCATGGGCAACCTGCTGGTCGTCAAGGGGAAGGACAAGCCCGGCCCCAGGGTCATGGTGGCCGCCCACATGGACGAGGTCGGCGTGATGATCACCCGGATCGAGAAGAGCGGCCTCCTGCGTTTTGCCAAGGTCGGCGGCCTGGACGACCGGCTGCTGCCCGGCAAGCGGGTGCGGGTGGGGCCGGACGGCGTGCCCGGGGTCATCGGCAGCAAGCCGATCCACCTGGACCGCAAGGCGAGCAGCGTGACCCCCGCGGACGAGCTCTACATCGACATCGGGGCCACCTCCCGCGAGGAGGCGGAGAAGCTGGTTCGTCCCGGGCAGTACGCCACCTTCGACACGGCCTTCGGCGAGCTGGGCCAGGGCTGCTGGAAGGGAAAGGCCTTCGACGACCGGGTGGGTTGCGCGCTGCTGGCCGCCCTTCTGGAGGAGGACTACGACTTCCCCTTCTACGGCGCCTTCACCGTCCAGGAGGAGATCGGCCTCAGGGGCGCGGCCACGGCGGCCTATGCCATCGCGCCCGACGTGGCCCTGGTGCTGGAGGGCACCACCTGCGCCGACATCCCCGGTGCGGACGAACACGGCCAGTCCACCCGCCTCGGGCACGGGCCGGCCATCACCGCCATGGACCGGACGGTGATCCCGCCCCGCTGGCTGACGGACCGGCTGGTGGCGGCGGCCGAGCGGCGGGGCATCCCCTACCAGTGGAAGCGGACCACCTTCGGCGGCACCGACGCCGGCCGGATCCACCAGGCGCGCGCCGGCATCCCGTCGGCGGTGGTCTCGGTGCCGTGCCGCTACATCCACTCCCCCTGCGCGGTGATGAGCCAGCAGGACTATCACGATGCGGCCAGGCTGGTCCGCGGGTTTCTTGAAGACCTGAGCGAAGGAGGCGTGCCCCGCCATGGTGACTGACGACATGACGGCCGGTCGGGCCGGGCCGGGCGGCGAGCCGCCGCACCCCTCCGGTGCGGGCCGCGAACCGCAGCCCGTTGCCGCCCCGGCCGCGGAGCGGGAGGAGCCGGCGGGCGAATCCCGCCTGATCGGGTTCCTCCGCGACCTGACCCAGACCTACGGCCCGTCGGGCCGGGAGGAGGCCGTGCGCGAGTACATTCGCGCGCGGGTGGAGGCCTGGGCCGACGAGGTGCGGGTGGACGCCCTGGGCAACCTGATCGCGCGGCGCGGGCCGCGGGGTGGGGCGGCCCCGGGCCGCGGCGGCGGTTCGGGGCGGCGGATCATGGTGGCGGCCCACATGGACGAGATCGCCCTCATCGCCACCCACATCGACGAGAAGGGTTTCATCCGGGTCGAACCGGTGGGCGGGCAGGATCCCGTCATCCTCATGGGCCAGCGGGTCGAGTTTGCCGGCGGCGTGATCGGCGTGGTCTCCAGCGAGAAACTGGACGGCGCCCGCGACCTCAAGATGGGCAAGCTGTTCGTGGACATCGGCGCCGCCTCGGGCGACGACGCGCGCCGCTCCGTGCGGGTCGGCGACATGGCCGTGTTCCACCGGCCCCTGGAGCGGGCGGGCCGGCGCCTGGTGGCCAAGGCCATGGACGACCGCTCGGGTTGCGCGGTGGTCATGGAGGCCATGGCGCGGCTGGAGGACTCGCCCCACGAGGTGTTCTTCGTCTTCACGGTCCAGGAGGAGGTGGGCCTGCGCGGCGCCCGCACCGCCTCCTTCGGCATCGAGCCGGACGTGGCGGTGGCGGTGGACATCACCCTGGCCGGGGACACCCCGGAGCCTGAGCACCGGGTGGCGGTGGAACTGGGCAAGGGGCCGGCCGTCAAGGTGAAGGACAACAGCCAGATCGCCCACCCGCTGGTGCGCCGCTGGATGGAAGGCACGGCGGAGGCGGAGGGGATCACGTACCAGCTGGAGGTGCTGCCCTTCGGCGGCACCGACGCCGGCGCGATGCAGCTGGCCCGGGCCGGGGTGCCGGCGGGGACCCTCTCCATTCCCACGCGGTACGCCCACACGCCGGGGGAGATGGTCGATGCCGGCGACCTGGAGGGGGCCGTGCGGCTGCTGGTCGCCATGCTGCAGCGCCCGTTGCCGGAACTCTAGACCCCGGACGGAACGGCGGCATGCCGCGGGCGGCCTGCCCGCAGTCGGGCTGGGAGGGGCAAGGGCCGGGAGAAGCAAGGGCTGGGAGAACCCTTTGGGATGGGTGAAAATGAATATCACTTCTTTTCTGCCGAAATCGCGCGAATTTGCGAGTTCCCGGCAGGATTCTCGCCCGGCCATGCGGTACAGTAAGAGAGGCGGGCACTGATCCGGTCCCTGGCAACGCCTCCCGGCCGCCGGGAGCGCGCCGGGCGCTCCGGCCCACAGGCGCTTCCACGCCGGGGCCGGTCCACGGGGGTCCGCCAGGGGCAACCACAGCTGCCAGCCGCCTTGCCACGGTGGACGGGGTTGCCATAGACTTAGAGGGGTAAACCGGCGAGGAAAGGAGCACCGGCCGATGATCTACGTCATCTGCGAGCCGTGCATCGGCACCAAGGACCAGTCCTGCGTCGAGGTCTGCCCGGTGGACTGCATCTACGAGGGCGAGGACCAGTTCTTCATCCACCCGGAGGAGTGCATCGGCTGCAGCGCCTGCGCGGCCGTTTGCCCCGTCGAGGCGATCTACGACGAGGACGAGGTCCCCGAGCAGTGGGAGCACTACAAGGAGAAGGCCCGCAAGTTCTTCGAGGAACGCGGCCAGCTCTGATCCTCGGCCGCCCCAGCTCCCATCACCGAGCGTGCCAGCCAGCAGCGCCCCGGAGCCGTCTCCGGGGCGCGTGTTGTATTTAGGCCGCGCCCCGTCCAGGCGAACACGGCTTTGACCGCCGGAGTGCCGGCTCCCCGGAACTCGCCACCGGCCTTTGTTCAGGGCCGGCGAGCCGCCGTGGCGTTCCGCACGATGGCGGCGACGCGCATCTCCGTTAGCTCGTCCAGGTGCGTGAAAAACCAGGCACTGGGCATGAACTGGTCGGCCTGGTTCGGCTCCCGCTCGAAGTGCGCTTTGTCCGTCAGGCCGAAGGTCATGAAGCGCTCGTCGGCTCGGAAGAAGCAGAGGACAGGACCGCTGCCCCTGGCGTATCCGGGCATGCCGTACCACAGTCGCGGGGTGAGTCCGGGCACGGCATCGAGGATGACCCGATGCAGCCGCAAGCCGTAGGACCGGAAGGGTTCCCGCCACGTTTGGATCTTCTCCAGAACGGCGGTTTCGCCTAGGTCGCATCTTGTACCACTCAAGGCTTCTCTCCTTTCCCAGCGGCAAGGGCCGCGGGGCGGCCCTCCCTGGAGCCGCCCCGCCGGTCATCTCGCATACCCTCTCGCCTTGCTGTCGCCCCGCCCAGGCACCGTCACGCCGCCCGCATGATCTGCCGCAGCACCTTCTGCAGGATGCCGCCGTGCCGGTAGTACTCCACCTCGATGGGCGTGTCCAGCCGGCACAGCACCTCGAAGCGCACCTCGCTGCCGTCGTCGCGGCGGGCCGTCACCTGCAGGCGCTTGCGCGGCGCGAGGCCTTCGCCGATGCCGGTGATGGAGTACTCCTCGGTGCCGGTCAGCCCCAGGCTCGCCGCGTTCTGCCCGTCGACGAACTGCAGCGGCAGCACGCCCATGCCCACCAGGTTGCTCCGGTGGATCCGCTCGAAGCTCTCGGCGATCACCGCCTTGACGCCCAGCAGGTAGGTGCCCTTGGCCGCCCAGTCGCGGGAGCTGCCGGTGCCGTACTCCTTGCCGCCGATGACGATCAGCGGCGTGCCCTCCTGCTGGTAGCGCATGGCGGCGTCGTAGATGGTCATCTTCTGGCCGCTGGGGATGTGCAGGGTCCAGCCGCCCTCGGTGCCGGGGACCAGCTGGTTGCGCAGCCGGATGTTGGCGAAGGTGCCCCGCATCATCACCTCGTGGTTGCCGCGGCGCGAGCCGTAGGTGTTGAACTCCTCCCACTTGACGCCGCGCTCCAGGAGGTACTGGCCCGCCGGGCTGTTCTTGGGGATCGAGCCCGCCGGCGAGATGTGGTCGGTGGTGATGGAGTCGCCCAGGAGGGCCAGCACCCGGGCCCGGACGATGTCCTCCGGCCGGCCGGGTTCGTCCCCCATGTCCTTGAAGAAGGGCGGCTCCTGGATGTAGGTCGAGGCCGGATCCCAGTTGTACAGGTCGCCCTCGGGCGCGGGCAGCTGGCGCCACTGCTCGGGGCCCTCGAAGACCCGGGCGTACTCCTTCTTGAACAGCTCGGGCCGCACCACCTGGCGGATGGTCGCCTGGATCTCCTCCTGGGTGGGCCAGATGTCCCGCAGGTAGACGGGCCGCCCGTTGGGGTCATAGCCCAGGGGGTCTTCCAGCAGGTTGATGTCCACCGTGCCGGCCAGGGCGTAGGCCACCACCAGGGGCGGCGAGGCCAGGTAGTTGGCCTTGACCAGCGGGTTGATGCGGCCCTCGAAGTTGCGGTTGCCGCTGAGCACGGCCGCCGCCACCAAGTCGTTCTCGGTGATGGCCTGGGCCACGTCTTCGGGCAGGGCGCCGCTGTTGCCGATGCAGGTGGTGCAGCCGTAACCCACCACGTGGAAGCGCAGCGCCTCGAGATACGGCAGCAGCCCCGCCTCCCGCAGGTAGTCGGTCACCACCCGGGAGCCCGGCGCCAGGCTGGTCTTGACGTAGGGCTTGACCGTCAGGCCCCGCTCCACCGCCTTCTTGGCCAGCAGGCCCGCCGCCAGCATCACCGAGGGGTTGGAGGTGTTGGTGCAGCTGGTGATGGCGGCGATGACCACCGAGCCGTGGGTGAGCTCGGTGGTGGTCCTGGGCCGGGTCAGCACCGCCACGCCGCCGCCCTCGCCGGACGAACCGGCATGGGCCGCTCCGGCTCCCGCGCCGTCCCCGCCGGCCGCGGCCGCACCCGCCCGGGCGGCCTCGCGCCCCGGCTCGGCGCCCGGCCGGAAGGGCACCGAGGTGTCGCTGGGCTTCTTGCCGAAGGTGGCCAGCGCCTCGCGGAAGGCGCGGCCCGCCTCCCGCAGCGGCACCCGGTCCTGGGGCCGCCGCGGCCCGGCCAGGCTGGGCTCCACGTCGCCCAGGTCGAGTTCCAGCACGTCGCTGTAGACGGGGTCGGGCGTCTGGTCGGTGCGGTAGAGGCCCTGCTCCTTGCAGTACCGCTCCACCAGGGCGATGTGCTCCTCGTCCCGGCCCGTCAGGCGCAGGTAGCCCAGGGTCTCCCTGTCCACGGGGAAGAACCCGCAGGTGGCGCCGTACTCGGGGGCCATGTTGCCGATGGTGGCCCGGTCCGCCAGGGGCAGGTTGGAGAGCCCCGGCCCGAAGAACTCGACGAACTTGCCCACCACGCCCTTCTTGCGCAGCATCTGGGTGACGGTGAGCACCAGGTCGGTGGCGGTGGCGCCCTCGGGCAGCTGGCCCGTCAGGCGGAAGCCCACCACCTCGGGCACCTGCATGAAGTAGGGCTGGCCCAGCATCACCGCCTCGGCCTCGATGCCGCCCACGCCCCAGCCCAGCACCCCCATGCCGTTGACCATGGTGGTGTGGGAGTCGGTGCCCACCAGGGTGTCGGGGTAGGCCCGCACCTCGCCGTGTTCTTCCCGGCGGTGGACCACCTTGGCCAAATACTCCAGGTTCACCTGGTGGACGATGCCCGTCCCCGGCGGCACCACGCGGAAGTTGTCGAAGGCGTTCTGCGCCCAGCGGAGCAGGGTGTAGCGCTCGCGGTTGCGCTCGAACTCCTTCTCCACGTTGTAGAAGAAGGCATACTGGGTGCCGAAGGCGTCGACAATTACCGAGTGGTCGATGACCAGATCCGCCGGCACCAGCGGGTTGATCCGCTTGGGGTCGCCCCCCATGCGGGCCACGGCGCTGCGCATGGCGGCCAGGTCGACCACCGCCGGCACGCCGGTGAAGTCCTGGAGCAGCACCCGGGAGGGCATCCAGCCGATCTCCCGCCCGTCGGGCTTGGGCTGCCAGCGGGCCAGGGCCAGGACGTCGTCCTCGGTGACGGTCTCGCCGTCCAGGTTGCGCAGCAGGTTCTCCAGCAGGATGCGGATGGTGAAAGGCAGGCGATCCAGGTCGACGCCGGCCGCCTCGGCCAGCCTGGGCAGGCTGTAGATCACCACGGGGCCGCCCGGCGTCTCCAGGGTGGTGCGCACGCCAAACGGGTCGCGTCGCTCGGCCATCCGTCGTCCCCCTCTCTGGGGCCATTGTAACGCTTTTTCTGCCCGGCCAGGACCTGCCGGTCCCATCCCGGGTCGCAAAAAGGCGGGGGCCCGGCAACCACCGGCCGAGCCCCCCGAACGTCTGATATCCCACAAGAGCTATCGATGCCTTTTCGCCCCCCGGCGCCGCCGTGCCGCCGGCAGGCCCCCTCAGTCCTCGCCCTGCGCCTTGGTGAACCCCGGCTCGCCGTCGAACTCCTGCAACACCTCGATCTGCATCCAGCGGAAGCGGCTGCCCACCCGCTGGACCAGGTCGACAACGTCCTCCTGGCGCGCCTCGCCGTCGCCCTTGTAGAGGAAGCGACAGCGGTAGTGGTCCACCAGGTCGATCAGCCCGCCCGTGGGCGGGTACACCTGGGTCCCGCGGTTGGAGATCATCTTCAGGCGGAAGGCGCTGCCCTCCGCCAGTTCCTCCAGGGCAGGACCCAGCTGCTCCGGCAAGAGGTCGCTCTCGACGAACACGTCGGCGCCCACGATGCGGCGGCTCCGGGCCTTCACGTAGGCCGGTTCGGGGCTGATCTGGGGCAGCTTGACGGCGCGGTAGGAGCGAACCTGGGCGTTCCGCGGCTTCTGGCCCAGGTTGGCGATGATGGCGTCGGTGTACTCCGTGGTCTTGGCGCCGCGGTCGTAGCCCACGATGTCGCCCGTCAGGACCTTGCCCTCCTCCAGCGTGTAGAGGACGGCGTTCTCGATCAGCTCGGCCACGGCGAACTCCTCGATGTAGCGCAGCATCATCACCGCCGAGAGGAGCACCGC is part of the Thermaerobacter subterraneus DSM 13965 genome and harbors:
- a CDS encoding PTS transporter subunit EIIC, whose amino-acid sequence is MNVMGGLQRVGRALMAPVAVLPAAGILLRLGQPDLLNIPVMAQAGDAIFSNLPLLFAIGVGIGLANQAGVAGLAALVGYVVFQKTLTTINEDLNMGVLAGILTGALAAAMYNRYHNIRLPEWLGFFGGRRFVPLVTAFWALVLGVVFGFVWGPVQQAIDALGNWIVGAGAAGVFVFGVLNRLLLPFGLHHIINSLVWFVFGDFTNPQTGEVVHGDLHRFFAGDPSAGIFMAGWYPIMMFGLIGVALAMIHEAKPENRAAARGILLSAALTSFVTGITEPLEFAFMFLTPVLYITHAVLSGISMALVYELGIRHGFTFSAGLIDYVLNWGIATQPALLIPIGLVFGVVYYFLFRFLIRRLDLPTPGREPVETRSNPQG
- a CDS encoding PRD domain-containing protein; amino-acid sequence: MSRDHQSEARRARPGRGIAGPGEEGPAGYRVMQVLNNNAVLARDGNGRAVVLQGRGLGYRSRQSRWVAAGDPAIEAVYVAEPAAVPAPDWLPGVVARLVQRAEAALGEPVDPHIVPALVDHLAFALHRVRQGLPLENPFLDEIEVLFPEELLLARQLLADVAAAGGPALPPAEAGFVALHLRAARAGVPVKQPARDTALVHELVEWVRRRLEVPLRPGNLDHARLVAHLRYLVDAVAQGGGTPNPLLPRIREEFPQAMALAEEMGAEIARRLGKPVPEDDLGYVALHLAKLMLEGRPPEGTAPSGRE
- a CDS encoding DUF2512 family protein, coding for MLRAGPAAAEEQGLPPGPEGDRHRSAAAGWRWRQAAGVILTVVASVTATELARRAGSPAWLVVLAAAVPLASGTAWLDRQWGRWCRQEEDRRWLVETVLDEFRSRATAVTLAAGMLRRSRSQASGGASAVDPATPAAPAGPASPVSPATFPAVPAPASPVAPAAAARETAAIPRPRLPDPPDRPDARASLAGPGGGWGRIVPLRVQEGLPAGRFADERSHTHVLVQLEAEAELLRLSALQLACWLRLQARRVRPERERVDLAAVAERVARRLAAVALARQVQVTLAGRSGTAMVVRGDRALLELLCSSLVAAVIDRCPPGSRLEMRVDGDGAAVVLDLEAQLPAPGGDGGRPGMNPAEGRAVLLPQAVRDARPGAVAAGSRAGGPAGPAGSTAGRTGPAGGAAVGNRWRRGVTSPLALELVAAVAGLHAGRWRAAPGGLRWTVELPAAHGPFGILRSLVRPAPSPGLPASRPSPLVKARVTPGIVSPVAGLAAARAAAPRALARRATVVAPAVVPGGARVAPSPARWASPRRAGGARPLSPGGPGRPAGQAGGPAGRRHGWRPPGLRGILTRVRAVPHLSALAVKFVATAAVLLWILPAGGSMAGPGALLLLAAAVTLAGYVTGDRIVLPVGGQAVAMVVDVLLAALILAVAGYLWPALALRPGPVGLASLALGIAEFFFHRYLKTRGLARPVPGE
- a CDS encoding M20/M25/M40 family metallo-hydrolase produces the protein MDAAEVLARLASIAGPPGHEGPVAAAVEELWRPLAAEVRRDALGNVIAVVRGEGLALPGGRRASVMWAAHMDEIALLVAAIEDEGFLRVDAAGGADPRNLLGLEVTVHTAGGPLAGVVGTKPPHLTSAEEARQVPRLRDLFVDVGLPAEAVRRRVRVGDPVTLRQSPARLQGRRMTGKSLDNRVGVTVLTLALADLARRRHAVDVYAVATVQEEVGLRGAATSAYGLDPTLAIAVDVTFGDQPGVPDGKTVELGKGAAVAQGANIHPRVLEALREAAKAEGIATQPEPIPGASGTDAWAIQIAREGIPTGLVSVPLRHMHSPAEVVDLGDVQEAARLLAATAARLDAGAASRLVGPGWQEVRAGAAGAAQ
- a CDS encoding M42 family metallopeptidase, producing the protein MLLARLSEARGVSGDEGAVRELLLEAVRPHIDAYRIDGMGNLLVVKGKDKPGPRVMVAAHMDEVGVMITRIEKSGLLRFAKVGGLDDRLLPGKRVRVGPDGVPGVIGSKPIHLDRKASSVTPADELYIDIGATSREEAEKLVRPGQYATFDTAFGELGQGCWKGKAFDDRVGCALLAALLEEDYDFPFYGAFTVQEEIGLRGAATAAYAIAPDVALVLEGTTCADIPGADEHGQSTRLGHGPAITAMDRTVIPPRWLTDRLVAAAERRGIPYQWKRTTFGGTDAGRIHQARAGIPSAVVSVPCRYIHSPCAVMSQQDYHDAARLVRGFLEDLSEGGVPRHGD
- a CDS encoding M42 family metallopeptidase, encoding MVTDDMTAGRAGPGGEPPHPSGAGREPQPVAAPAAEREEPAGESRLIGFLRDLTQTYGPSGREEAVREYIRARVEAWADEVRVDALGNLIARRGPRGGAAPGRGGGSGRRIMVAAHMDEIALIATHIDEKGFIRVEPVGGQDPVILMGQRVEFAGGVIGVVSSEKLDGARDLKMGKLFVDIGAASGDDARRSVRVGDMAVFHRPLERAGRRLVAKAMDDRSGCAVVMEAMARLEDSPHEVFFVFTVQEEVGLRGARTASFGIEPDVAVAVDITLAGDTPEPEHRVAVELGKGPAVKVKDNSQIAHPLVRRWMEGTAEAEGITYQLEVLPFGGTDAGAMQLARAGVPAGTLSIPTRYAHTPGEMVDAGDLEGAVRLLVAMLQRPLPEL
- a CDS encoding ferredoxin; translation: MIYVICEPCIGTKDQSCVEVCPVDCIYEGEDQFFIHPEECIGCSACAAVCPVEAIYDEDEVPEQWEHYKEKARKFFEERGQL